A single Streptomyces sannanensis DNA region contains:
- a CDS encoding PRC-barrel domain-containing protein encodes MIQPADIREWRNRDVIDPKRNKIGALEAVYVDTSTDEPAMATVRTGLPTRQRLIFVPLDGAIVGPDYVKVAYDRRLVKKAPSIGTDDVLPVEEEEAVFRHYGMPYQVGAKGERQLARR; translated from the coding sequence ATGATCCAGCCGGCCGATATCCGCGAATGGCGCAACCGGGACGTCATCGACCCGAAGCGAAACAAGATCGGCGCCCTCGAGGCCGTCTACGTGGACACCTCGACCGACGAGCCGGCCATGGCCACCGTCCGGACCGGCCTGCCGACGCGGCAGCGCCTCATCTTCGTCCCGCTCGACGGGGCGATCGTGGGCCCGGACTACGTCAAGGTCGCGTACGACAGGAGGCTGGTGAAGAAGGCCCCGTCCATCGGCACGGACGATGTGCTGCCCGTCGAGGAGGAGGAGGCGGTCTTCCGGCACTACGGCATGCCCTACCAAGTCGGAGCCAAGGGGGAACGGCAGCTCGCGCGCCGCTGA